Proteins encoded in a region of the Bradyrhizobium sp. CB3481 genome:
- a CDS encoding alpha/beta fold hydrolase, with amino-acid sequence MPSFHNGAVEIAYLDEGEGDPIVLVHGFASSKNVNWVYPTWVSDLRKDGRRVIALDNRGHGDSEKLYDIADYEIAIMAGDVIALLDHLGIERADIMGYSLGSRMTAILAREQPQRLRSAIFGGIGIGLIEGGGPGESVALALEAPSLEDVTDPVGRTFRAFADQTRSDRRALAACLRGSRRLMTAEEAAAIDVPVLIAVGTKDEIAGSAAALGEIIPGAEVLDIPNRDHMRAVGDKVYKAGVTDFLSRRQ; translated from the coding sequence ATGCCGAGCTTTCACAACGGCGCTGTCGAAATTGCCTATCTCGATGAGGGGGAGGGCGATCCGATCGTCCTGGTGCACGGCTTTGCCTCCAGCAAGAACGTGAACTGGGTCTATCCGACCTGGGTTTCCGATCTGAGAAAGGACGGCCGCCGCGTCATCGCGCTCGACAATCGCGGCCACGGCGACTCGGAAAAGCTGTACGACATCGCCGACTATGAAATCGCGATCATGGCAGGCGATGTCATCGCGCTGCTCGATCATCTCGGCATCGAGCGCGCCGATATCATGGGCTATTCGCTGGGCTCGCGGATGACGGCGATACTGGCGCGCGAACAGCCACAGCGGCTGCGCTCGGCGATTTTCGGCGGCATCGGGATCGGGCTGATCGAAGGCGGCGGGCCCGGCGAGAGCGTGGCACTGGCGCTGGAGGCGCCGTCGCTTGAGGACGTCACCGATCCGGTGGGGCGGACTTTTCGCGCCTTTGCCGACCAGACCCGCTCCGACCGCCGCGCGCTGGCCGCCTGCCTGCGCGGCTCACGGCGGCTGATGACGGCGGAAGAGGCCGCCGCGATCGACGTACCGGTGCTGATCGCAGTCGGCACCAAGGATGAGATCGCGGGCTCAGCCGCGGCGCTCGGGGAAATCATTCCGGGCGCCGAGGTGCTCGACATTCCGAACCGCGACCACATGCGCGCGGTCGGGGACAAGGTCTACAAGGCCGGCGTCACCGACTTCCTGTCGCGCCGGCAATGA
- a CDS encoding gamma carbonic anhydrase family protein yields MAIYELDGQGPELPADGNYFIADTATVIGKVRLLDQASVWFGAVLRGDNEWIEIGEGSNVQDNCTCHTDPGFPLTIGKNCTVGHNVILHGCTLEDDALVGMGSIVMNGARIRRGSVVGAGSVITEGKEYPEYSLIIGSPARAIRTLTPEQATAMGRAAKSYQRNGPRFKNGLKKIG; encoded by the coding sequence ATGGCGATTTATGAACTCGACGGGCAGGGGCCCGAGCTTCCTGCGGACGGCAACTATTTCATCGCAGATACCGCGACCGTGATCGGCAAGGTGCGCCTGCTGGACCAGGCCAGCGTGTGGTTCGGCGCGGTGCTGCGCGGCGACAATGAATGGATCGAGATCGGCGAAGGCTCCAACGTGCAGGACAATTGCACCTGTCACACCGATCCCGGCTTCCCGCTGACCATCGGCAAGAACTGCACCGTCGGCCACAACGTCATCCTGCACGGCTGCACGCTGGAAGACGATGCGCTGGTTGGCATGGGATCGATCGTGATGAACGGCGCGCGGATCCGCCGCGGCAGCGTTGTCGGCGCGGGATCGGTCATTACCGAAGGCAAGGAATACCCCGAATATTCGCTGATCATCGGCTCGCCCGCGCGCGCGATCCGCACGCTGACACCCGAGCAGGCGACCGCGATGGGACGTGCCGCAAAATCCTACCAGCGCAATGGGCCGCGATTCAAAAACGGATTGAAGAAGATCGGCTGA
- a CDS encoding adenylate/guanylate cyclase domain-containing protein yields the protein MTRKLAAIIAADVVSYSRLMGVDEAETLAALKTHRRDLIDPNIAEHQGRIVKTTGDGLLIEFPSVIEAVQCAVEVQRAMQQRNSDVPADHRIEFRVGINLGDIIIDGDDIYGDGVNVAARLEGLAEANGICVSRVVHDQVRDKLGLGFEDLGERQLKNIARPVRVFRIATPDVGPRTQSANPALAMPTKPSIAVLPFTNMSGDPEQDYFADGMVEDIITALSHFKALFVIARNSSFTYKGRAVDMKLVGRELGVRYVLEGSVRKAANRVRITGQLVDTATGAHLWANRFDGGIGDIFDLQDQVTESIVGAIAPAVEKAEIERARCKPTERLDAYEHYLRGLSKSYQDSSQQACSEALHLFYSAIKLDPDFATAYARAAFCYANAKAFGWLSLTPEKVAEVSRLAQRAVELGRDDAIALADSGWALAYVVRDLDRGAALIDRALALNSNVAEAWDCGGWVKNWLGEYELAIERFTRAIRLSPLDPWIAPMRAGTAHAHFFLSRYDEAASWAAMALQDNPNSQPLLRIGAASNAMAGRLGQAKKAIVRLRQLNPTLRVSNLKSVLGPYRRAEDISRYEEALRRAGLPK from the coding sequence ATGACCCGGAAGCTCGCCGCCATCATCGCCGCCGACGTTGTCAGCTACAGCCGGCTGATGGGTGTCGACGAGGCCGAGACCTTGGCGGCGCTCAAGACGCATCGACGAGATTTGATCGACCCGAACATTGCCGAGCATCAGGGCCGCATAGTCAAGACAACTGGGGATGGCCTTCTGATCGAATTCCCGAGCGTGATCGAAGCCGTCCAATGTGCGGTCGAGGTCCAGCGCGCGATGCAACAGCGTAATTCAGACGTGCCGGCGGACCATCGCATCGAGTTCCGCGTCGGCATCAATCTCGGGGACATCATCATTGACGGCGACGATATTTATGGCGATGGCGTTAACGTTGCGGCACGGCTCGAAGGCCTCGCCGAAGCTAATGGGATATGCGTAAGCAGAGTCGTACACGATCAGGTGCGCGACAAGCTGGGTCTGGGCTTCGAGGATCTAGGCGAACGGCAGCTCAAAAACATCGCCCGCCCGGTCCGCGTCTTCCGGATTGCAACCCCGGACGTCGGACCGCGGACGCAATCGGCAAACCCCGCACTCGCGATGCCGACCAAACCGTCGATTGCCGTATTGCCTTTCACCAACATGAGCGGGGATCCAGAACAGGACTACTTTGCCGATGGAATGGTCGAGGACATCATCACGGCGCTATCTCATTTCAAGGCACTGTTCGTCATCGCCCGCAACTCCAGCTTCACATACAAGGGGCGCGCCGTTGACATGAAGCTAGTCGGGCGTGAGCTAGGAGTGCGCTATGTGTTGGAAGGAAGCGTTCGCAAGGCCGCAAATCGGGTGCGCATCACGGGTCAGCTTGTCGACACCGCAACTGGTGCGCATCTTTGGGCGAACCGGTTTGATGGTGGGATCGGCGACATTTTCGATCTCCAGGACCAGGTGACGGAGAGCATTGTCGGAGCAATAGCGCCGGCGGTTGAAAAAGCCGAGATAGAGCGCGCCAGATGCAAGCCGACTGAGCGTCTCGACGCCTATGAACACTACTTGCGCGGTTTATCTAAGTCTTATCAAGATTCCAGTCAGCAGGCGTGCAGTGAAGCACTTCACCTATTTTACAGCGCGATCAAGCTCGACCCAGATTTTGCGACAGCCTACGCTCGTGCCGCCTTTTGCTATGCCAATGCCAAGGCCTTTGGCTGGCTTTCACTCACGCCGGAAAAGGTTGCCGAGGTATCGCGGCTCGCTCAGCGGGCGGTTGAGTTGGGTAGGGATGATGCGATCGCGCTCGCTGATAGCGGATGGGCATTGGCATATGTTGTTCGCGATCTCGATCGAGGCGCCGCTTTGATCGATCGCGCGCTTGCGCTTAATTCCAATGTGGCCGAGGCGTGGGATTGCGGTGGCTGGGTGAAGAATTGGCTCGGCGAGTACGAGCTAGCGATCGAGCGCTTCACGCGTGCCATACGCCTGAGCCCACTTGATCCGTGGATCGCACCGATGCGAGCTGGGACTGCGCATGCACATTTCTTTCTGAGTCGTTATGATGAAGCGGCATCGTGGGCGGCAATGGCGTTGCAGGACAATCCAAACTCCCAACCGCTACTTCGTATTGGCGCTGCGAGCAATGCGATGGCGGGACGGCTGGGTCAAGCGAAGAAGGCGATCGTGCGCCTGCGCCAACTCAATCCTACACTGCGGGTTTCCAACCTCAAAAGCGTGCTGGGACCTTATCGGCGTGCCGAAGACATCTCGCGATACGAAGAAGCATTGCGGCGTGCCGGGCTCCCCAAATGA
- a CDS encoding vanadium-dependent haloperoxidase has product MDDPILYWNAVSLECNRRDHTGVMAARNQRGPTLSSRALAIVHIAMHDAYVLTQAGLGTPVAKNDPYLPPAQRPAFSAGVSTTATAAVAVAAAASVTLLNLYPSFTGFINDEYARFSSMWGPDDAGHRFGAAVGQAVLALRQGDGAQPDPDDAIPDYMYSAGPGRHRPDPLNPGQGFLGPRYGFVRPFAISSFHPLAPYPPIGSADYALHQAQVYTKGAAAASAVVDRTPLETLVGTYWAYDGAKEIGTPPRLYNQIVRLIAAAKGLSTEQNARLFLLINIAMADAGILAWFYKYLYDLWRPVVGIREYDASMGPSATKGGIMFDPACDPFWRPLGAPKTNVIDERIRSFTPPFPSYPSGHATFGAAGFHAARLYLQSVGKGTINADGTDDFTFQFVSDEINGKSIDPDDTVRARHMRSYAGLHEAIFENALSRVFLGVHWRFDGTTGTDPASMLAATDNIGGVPLGLAIAADIFGQANLRPSPSSVKPPPFDATP; this is encoded by the coding sequence ATGGACGACCCAATCCTGTACTGGAATGCCGTTTCCCTCGAATGCAATCGGCGCGACCACACCGGGGTCATGGCGGCCCGCAACCAGCGCGGACCGACACTATCCTCCCGGGCGCTCGCCATCGTCCACATTGCTATGCACGATGCCTATGTGCTGACGCAAGCCGGTCTGGGCACGCCTGTCGCCAAGAACGATCCCTATCTCCCGCCCGCACAGCGTCCGGCTTTCTCTGCCGGGGTCAGCACGACGGCTACAGCCGCCGTTGCCGTGGCGGCGGCGGCATCGGTTACGTTGCTCAATCTTTATCCGAGCTTTACCGGTTTCATCAACGACGAGTACGCACGCTTCTCTTCGATGTGGGGTCCTGATGACGCCGGCCATCGCTTTGGCGCCGCTGTTGGTCAGGCGGTGCTTGCGTTGCGCCAGGGTGACGGCGCGCAGCCCGATCCTGACGACGCGATCCCGGATTACATGTATTCGGCCGGTCCTGGCCGGCATCGACCCGACCCGCTTAATCCAGGACAGGGATTCCTCGGACCACGCTATGGCTTTGTTCGCCCGTTCGCGATCAGCAGCTTCCATCCGCTTGCCCCTTATCCGCCCATCGGCAGTGCGGACTATGCGTTGCATCAGGCCCAGGTTTACACCAAAGGCGCCGCCGCCGCGTCAGCCGTCGTGGATCGGACGCCGCTCGAAACTTTGGTCGGCACGTATTGGGCCTATGACGGCGCAAAGGAGATCGGCACGCCACCCCGCCTGTACAATCAAATTGTCAGGTTGATTGCGGCGGCCAAGGGATTGTCTACCGAGCAGAATGCGCGGTTGTTCCTGCTCATCAACATCGCCATGGCGGACGCGGGCATCCTGGCCTGGTTCTACAAATACCTCTACGACCTCTGGCGGCCGGTCGTCGGCATCCGTGAGTACGATGCGAGCATGGGCCCCAGCGCCACAAAAGGCGGGATCATGTTCGACCCGGCTTGCGACCCGTTCTGGCGACCGCTCGGTGCGCCGAAGACCAACGTCATCGACGAGCGCATCCGCAGCTTTACGCCGCCGTTCCCGTCGTATCCCTCCGGTCATGCTACGTTCGGCGCGGCCGGCTTCCATGCGGCGCGCCTCTATCTCCAGTCAGTCGGTAAGGGCACGATCAATGCCGACGGCACGGACGACTTCACCTTTCAGTTCGTTTCGGATGAGATCAATGGCAAGAGCATCGATCCGGATGATACGGTGCGCGCGCGTCATATGCGTAGCTATGCGGGGTTGCACGAGGCAATCTTCGAGAATGCGCTTAGCCGCGTCTTCCTTGGCGTCCATTGGCGTTTCGATGGAACGACCGGCACTGACCCTGCATCGATGCTGGCAGCTACCGACAACATCGGCGGTGTTCCGCTGGGGCTCGCCATCGCCGCGGACATATTCGGCCAAGCTAACCTAAGGCCGTCGCCGTCCAGCGTGAAGCCGCCACCTTTCGACGCCACGCCCTGA
- a CDS encoding lysophospholipid acyltransferase family protein, whose translation MRRDGDFLADGHAAILEGQSGRSMVGAISGGPIACAVLYGVGRLHKLVMAGLVPAIHDLSRGAKNVDARDQPGHDDAATPTHALQGHYAITLPISAGGRNCARREKCCIGGRYLRPEGTERLHYLRSILFDAAVVILTVLVSLSVPFMALFNASSKTVRAVSQVWVNGIMFLMKYVIGLDYRVEGREHVPDGACIIACNHQSLWETAALCAIFPDASIVAKKELRKLPLVGWFLARYPMILVDRSAGRHALRQMVDEARRAAGEGRKVLLFPQGTRQAIDEPVKFHSAGISALYANLEVPVVPAACNSGLFWGKKTLLMHSGTITLSFLPPIAPGLPRKEFQEKMERAIAEEASRLLTVSEAKVR comes from the coding sequence ATGCGGCGCGATGGCGATTTTCTCGCTGACGGGCATGCGGCGATCCTGGAGGGACAATCGGGCCGATCCATGGTCGGCGCCATTTCAGGAGGGCCTATCGCATGTGCGGTCTTGTATGGGGTTGGGCGTCTCCACAAACTCGTCATGGCCGGGCTTGTCCCAGCCATCCACGATCTTTCTCGCGGCGCGAAGAACGTGGATGCCCGGGACCAGCCCGGGCATGACGATGCGGCAACACCCACGCACGCTCTCCAAGGCCATTATGCGATCACCCTGCCTATTTCGGCGGGGGGCCGCAATTGTGCAAGGCGGGAAAAGTGCTGTATTGGAGGCCGCTACCTGAGGCCCGAAGGGACGGAACGTTTGCATTATCTGAGGTCCATACTGTTCGATGCCGCCGTGGTGATCCTGACGGTGCTCGTTTCGCTGTCGGTGCCGTTCATGGCGCTGTTCAACGCGAGCAGCAAAACGGTTCGTGCCGTTTCCCAGGTATGGGTCAATGGCATCATGTTCCTGATGAAATACGTGATCGGGCTGGACTACCGCGTCGAGGGGCGCGAGCACGTCCCCGACGGCGCCTGCATCATCGCCTGCAATCATCAATCGCTGTGGGAGACGGCGGCGCTCTGCGCGATCTTTCCCGACGCCAGCATCGTCGCCAAGAAGGAGTTGCGGAAGCTGCCGCTGGTCGGCTGGTTCCTTGCGCGCTATCCGATGATCCTGGTCGATCGCTCGGCCGGCCGCCACGCGCTGCGCCAGATGGTCGACGAAGCAAGGCGCGCGGCCGGCGAGGGACGCAAAGTGCTGCTGTTTCCGCAAGGCACGCGCCAGGCGATCGATGAGCCGGTGAAATTCCACTCCGCCGGCATCTCCGCGCTCTACGCCAATCTCGAAGTGCCCGTGGTGCCGGCGGCGTGCAATTCGGGCCTGTTCTGGGGCAAGAAGACCCTGCTCATGCACTCAGGGACCATCACGCTATCCTTCCTGCCGCCGATCGCGCCCGGACTGCCGCGCAAGGAATTTCAGGAGAAGATGGAGCGGGCGATTGCGGAGGAGGCGAGCCGTTTGCTCACGGTGAGTGAGGCGAAGGTACGCTAG
- the cysE gene encoding serine O-acetyltransferase produces the protein MAVHQVNPQASKLAALDPIWDRIRGEAEDIVRREPELASFIYSTVLHHDRLEDSVVHRLAERLDHSALSGDLIRQTYDEALRDEPDLGNAFRADLVAVYDRDPATSRFIDPLLYFKGFHALQTHRLAYWLYQKGRKDFAYYLQSRSSAVFQTDINPAARIGRGIFLDHATGFVCGETAVIDDDVSILHGVTLGGTGKENEDRHPKIRRGVLIGAGAKILGNIEIGHCARIAAGSVVVKPVPHNVTVAGVPAKIVGEAGCAEPSRTMDQMLGAIGL, from the coding sequence ATGGCAGTGCATCAGGTCAATCCGCAAGCATCGAAGCTCGCCGCGCTCGATCCGATCTGGGACCGGATCCGTGGCGAGGCGGAGGACATCGTCCGCCGCGAGCCCGAGCTTGCTTCCTTCATCTATTCGACCGTGCTGCACCACGACCGCCTCGAAGATTCGGTGGTGCATCGTCTCGCTGAGCGGCTCGATCATTCGGCGCTGTCGGGCGATCTGATCCGCCAGACCTATGACGAGGCGCTGCGCGACGAGCCCGATCTCGGCAACGCGTTCCGCGCCGATCTGGTCGCGGTCTACGACCGCGATCCCGCAACCTCGCGCTTCATCGATCCCTTGCTCTACTTCAAGGGATTTCACGCGCTGCAGACCCATCGTCTGGCGTACTGGCTCTATCAAAAGGGCCGCAAGGATTTTGCCTATTACCTGCAGAGCCGTTCGTCGGCGGTGTTTCAGACCGACATCAATCCCGCCGCCAGGATCGGGCGCGGTATTTTCCTAGATCACGCGACCGGTTTCGTCTGCGGTGAGACCGCTGTCATCGACGACGACGTTTCGATTCTGCACGGCGTCACGCTCGGCGGTACCGGCAAGGAGAACGAAGACCGTCATCCGAAGATCAGGCGCGGCGTGCTGATCGGGGCGGGCGCGAAGATTCTCGGCAATATCGAGATCGGCCACTGCGCGCGCATTGCCGCGGGTTCGGTGGTGGTCAAGCCGGTGCCGCATAACGTCACGGTGGCCGGCGTTCCCGCCAAGATCGTGGGCGAAGCCGGCTGTGCGGAGCCGTCGCGCACGATGGATCAGATGCTCGGCGCCATCGGGCTTTGA
- a CDS encoding zinc-finger domain-containing protein, whose protein sequence is MSDHVVPHFHNDAGVSVIEIGSQEFMCVGANPPFDHPHVFLDLGNDNEIICPYCSTLYRFAADLGAGEARPPECVLKDKVA, encoded by the coding sequence ATGTCCGACCATGTCGTCCCGCATTTCCACAACGACGCCGGCGTCTCGGTAATCGAGATCGGCTCGCAGGAATTCATGTGCGTGGGCGCCAACCCGCCGTTCGACCATCCGCACGTGTTCCTGGACCTCGGCAACGACAACGAAATCATCTGCCCGTACTGCTCGACGCTGTACCGCTTTGCCGCCGACCTCGGCGCAGGCGAAGCCCGGCCTCCGGAATGCGTCCTGAAGGACAAGGTCGCCTGA
- a CDS encoding TMEM175 family protein: MRRLEMLSNTIFGVAMTLLAYDLPKASSFKEAPDWHDLMRVYAQPVIALMISFIVAGMFWFSHHRRLAVAPEGGRGVVFLNLFFLLSIILLPVTNGLYGTYRLDGVLAVLYGVHLTTIAALNAVLWVLALGGRRDPHLLTTALFPVIVFVLGTAAAVVAPEVAQYTWCLAFLAPFAGWLAARRAR, from the coding sequence ATGCGTCGGCTGGAGATGCTGAGCAACACCATCTTTGGCGTTGCCATGACGCTGCTCGCCTATGACCTGCCCAAGGCATCCAGCTTCAAAGAGGCGCCGGACTGGCACGACCTGATGCGCGTCTATGCGCAGCCGGTCATCGCGCTGATGATCAGCTTCATCGTCGCCGGCATGTTCTGGTTCAGCCATCATCGGCGGCTCGCGGTTGCGCCGGAGGGCGGCCGCGGCGTGGTGTTTCTTAATCTGTTTTTTCTGCTCTCGATCATCCTGCTGCCGGTGACGAACGGACTCTACGGCACCTATCGGCTCGATGGCGTGCTGGCTGTCCTCTACGGGGTTCATCTGACCACCATCGCCGCGCTGAATGCGGTGCTGTGGGTGCTTGCGCTCGGGGGTCGGAGGGATCCGCACTTGCTGACGACGGCGCTGTTTCCGGTGATCGTGTTCGTCCTGGGAACGGCTGCCGCCGTCGTCGCGCCGGAGGTTGCGCAGTACACGTGGTGCCTGGCATTCCTCGCGCCGTTCGCAGGCTGGCTCGCGGCGCGCCGCGCGAGATAA
- a CDS encoding twin-arginine translocation pathway signal, with product MPISLLHDRSFKGCLAALALVALGAGLSGCAGMSDTIAPAFADPAKYDLYDCKQLEPERKKLAARTAELQGLMTKAETGVAGPMVAELAYRNEYIALRGQSKLADEAWQKNRCVESAPEAPPTAATPSGKAGRTKAKRAAN from the coding sequence ATGCCGATATCGCTGCTCCACGACAGGTCATTCAAAGGCTGCCTTGCCGCGCTGGCGCTGGTTGCGCTGGGGGCTGGCCTGTCCGGCTGCGCCGGGATGAGCGACACGATCGCCCCGGCCTTCGCCGATCCCGCCAAATACGATCTCTACGATTGCAAGCAGCTCGAGCCGGAGCGCAAGAAGCTTGCCGCACGTACGGCGGAATTGCAGGGGCTGATGACCAAGGCGGAAACCGGCGTCGCCGGTCCGATGGTCGCGGAGCTCGCCTACCGCAATGAATACATTGCGCTACGCGGACAGTCGAAGCTGGCCGATGAAGCCTGGCAGAAGAACAGGTGCGTGGAATCGGCGCCGGAGGCGCCGCCGACCGCTGCAACTCCGTCGGGCAAGGCCGGCCGTACGAAGGCGAAGCGGGCGGCGAATTAG
- a CDS encoding FAD-dependent monooxygenase — protein MAAARTIIVAGAGIGGLTAALSLAAKGFRVIILEKTERLEEAGAGLQLSPNASRILVDLGLRARLAPRAVTPEAINVMSARAGGEIVRVPLGEAAGQRAGAPYWVMHRADLQAALAAAVGDHPDIDLRLGCQFEDVTSHAKGLTVVQRRGDTRQQELAAALVGADGIWSAVRNHLFPNVQPQFSGLIAWRGTLDATTLPREYTAPRVQLWMGPDAHLVAYPISAARQINVVAIVPGTWNRPGWSAPGEANELKGAFASPGWPATARMLLGAVDDWRRWALFTLPDLGKWTDGAVALLGDAAHAMLPFAAQGAGMAIEDAAVLAKCLSEAPGSTAAGITAALEHYGRLRRGRVQRVQRTAWQQGRIYHLTGPLALARDLAIKAMGPTRMLARQDWIYNWRV, from the coding sequence GTGGCTGCCGCGCGCACCATCATCGTTGCTGGTGCCGGGATCGGGGGACTGACGGCAGCGCTTTCGCTCGCGGCGAAGGGCTTTCGCGTCATCATCCTGGAGAAAACCGAACGGCTGGAGGAAGCCGGCGCCGGTCTGCAACTTTCGCCCAATGCCAGCCGAATCCTTGTTGATCTCGGCCTGCGCGCGCGGCTCGCCCCGCGCGCCGTAACCCCCGAGGCCATCAACGTCATGAGCGCGCGGGCGGGCGGCGAGATCGTGCGCGTGCCGCTCGGCGAGGCCGCCGGCCAGCGCGCCGGTGCGCCCTATTGGGTGATGCACCGGGCCGACCTGCAGGCGGCGCTGGCCGCAGCGGTCGGCGACCATCCGGACATCGACCTGCGGCTCGGCTGCCAGTTCGAGGACGTGACCTCGCATGCCAAGGGGTTGACGGTCGTGCAGCGCCGCGGTGACACACGGCAGCAGGAGCTGGCGGCGGCACTGGTCGGCGCCGACGGCATCTGGTCAGCGGTGCGAAACCACCTGTTCCCAAACGTCCAGCCGCAATTTTCCGGCCTGATCGCCTGGCGCGGAACCCTCGATGCGACGACGCTGCCGCGCGAATATACCGCCCCGCGGGTCCAGCTCTGGATGGGCCCGGATGCGCATCTGGTCGCCTACCCGATCTCGGCGGCGCGGCAGATCAACGTGGTCGCGATCGTGCCGGGAACCTGGAACCGGCCGGGCTGGAGCGCCCCCGGCGAGGCCAACGAGCTCAAGGGTGCATTCGCCTCCCCGGGCTGGCCTGCGACGGCGCGCATGCTGCTCGGCGCCGTCGACGACTGGCGGCGGTGGGCCCTGTTCACCCTGCCCGACCTCGGCAAATGGACGGACGGCGCAGTCGCGCTGCTCGGCGACGCCGCGCATGCGATGCTGCCGTTCGCCGCCCAGGGCGCCGGCATGGCAATCGAGGACGCCGCCGTGCTTGCCAAATGCCTCAGCGAAGCCCCAGGCAGCACTGCCGCCGGCATCACGGCCGCACTGGAGCACTACGGCCGTTTGCGGCGCGGCCGCGTGCAGCGGGTGCAGCGCACGGCGTGGCAACAGGGACGCATCTACCATCTCACCGGCCCGCTGGCGCTGGCGCGTGACCTCGCCATCAAGGCGATGGGCCCTACGCGCATGCTGGCGCGACAGGATTGGATCTACAACTGGCGGGTGTGA
- a CDS encoding DUF3126 family protein produces the protein MDVQEVRKLDAYLKRVFGNPKIRVVPRPKKDDSAEVYIGEEFVGVLFVDDEDDDRSFQFQMAILEEDLADIG, from the coding sequence GTGGACGTTCAGGAAGTCAGGAAGCTCGACGCATATCTCAAGCGCGTATTCGGCAATCCCAAGATCCGTGTCGTGCCGCGGCCGAAAAAGGACGACTCCGCGGAAGTCTATATCGGCGAGGAGTTCGTCGGCGTGCTGTTCGTCGATGACGAGGACGACGATCGCTCGTTCCAGTTTCAGATGGCGATCCTCGAGGAGGATCTGGCCGACATCGGCTGA
- a CDS encoding alpha/beta hydrolase, with protein MPVSEKIAIAPHLVFDAITAGAPGAPLVLLLHGFAESMHCWRAQVTALGDMGYRAIAPSQRGYSPGARPDPREFSHYLIDRLMDDAMAIAAACGYGEARFHLVGHDWGGSIAWGIADRHHARLASLTILSRPHPNAFNRALASDREQAQRSRHHKAFLEPDAADIVLADDARWLRERLAANGVPHEAIARHLAVLGNKEAMEAALAWYRARGAIRGPLGPIRVPTLYIWGDADDTVGRTAAEGTVDFIAAPYRFEVLPDVGHFAADQVPERVNELLLEHIAAHPA; from the coding sequence ATGCCCGTCAGCGAGAAAATCGCCATCGCGCCGCATCTCGTCTTCGACGCCATCACCGCGGGCGCGCCCGGCGCGCCGCTGGTGCTGCTGCTGCACGGTTTTGCGGAATCGATGCATTGCTGGCGCGCCCAGGTCACGGCGCTCGGCGACATGGGCTACCGCGCCATCGCGCCCAGCCAGCGTGGCTATTCGCCGGGAGCCCGGCCCGATCCGCGCGAGTTTTCGCACTACCTGATCGACCGCCTGATGGACGACGCGATGGCGATCGCGGCGGCCTGCGGCTATGGCGAGGCGCGCTTTCACCTCGTCGGCCATGACTGGGGCGGCAGCATCGCCTGGGGCATCGCCGACCGCCATCATGCGCGGCTGGCTTCGCTCACCATTCTTTCGCGGCCGCACCCGAACGCCTTCAACCGCGCGCTGGCAAGCGACCGCGAGCAGGCGCAGCGCTCGAGGCACCACAAGGCGTTTCTGGAACCGGATGCCGCCGATATCGTGCTGGCGGACGATGCCAGATGGCTGCGCGAGCGCCTCGCCGCCAACGGCGTTCCCCATGAAGCCATTGCGCGGCACCTTGCCGTGCTCGGCAACAAGGAGGCGATGGAAGCGGCGCTCGCGTGGTATCGCGCGCGCGGGGCGATCCGCGGCCCGCTCGGCCCGATCCGCGTGCCGACGCTCTATATCTGGGGCGATGCCGACGACACCGTCGGCCGCACCGCCGCCGAAGGCACGGTCGATTTCATCGCCGCGCCCTACCGCTTCGAAGTGTTACCTGACGTCGGGCATTTTGCGGCCGATCAGGTGCCCGAGCGGGTGAACGAATTGTTGCTGGAACATATCGCGGCGCATCCGGCGTGA